The following DNA comes from Burkholderia sp. HI2500.
CACTCTTGAGGAACTTCAGAACTTCCGCGCTAAAGCTCTCGGCAGAACAGCCAGTGTTGCCGTCGTCACCGCGCAGCAATATACGGAAGCCGCCTCACAATTGGTTGGAGATGCCGAAAATGCGGAGCATGACCCAGATTGGGATAACGCATTAACGCAAACAGACATGAATATTCTGTCGATGAAAAAGGCATCGCAGGCAGATGACGAGTTGACAGCGATAGTCACTAGCAAGATGCGAGAATTCGACGAAGAGGATCGTCTATTGCTTCAGCAGTCGCAATCGGCCTGGGATGCATACCGGGAAACAGAAACAAAGCGAGCGTCTCGGATTTGGGAAGGCGGGACAATCAGACCACTCATGGTCAATCTCCGATACGAAGCGATTACACGTGAGCGAATAGCCAGCTTATCAGCAGAAGGAAGAATGGAGAACACTGATGACTTGGTAGTTGAGCATGTGAGAACCCCAAGGAATCTTCTGCAACACATAGAGCCGGGTGTACCGAAACAGCGCGTTTACGACACCCTTGGCACACCAAGTTTTGTCTCTGCCAATTTCATCTATTACCGCTATGAGGAAACTCAGGTTGAAATTTCCTTTAACGACAACGACGCCGTCAATCACGTCATTGTCGCCTTGATCCAAGGTCAGGTCTATTTTGGATCATCCCCAGGATTTGTCACTGACATTCCTCTCGGAAAATTGACATTGGCAGATGTTCTTGAGTACGACGATCAATTGATGATTGAATTCCGCAGCAGTTTGAGGACGCAAGAGATTTACGTGCGCGGTCGGATCGGACCTGCTGGAGCGTGGACATACTTTTGCTTCGGAGCGCTCTCGGTGTTTAGCGGAGCGGGTTGTCTTCAGGACACTCAATTCGAATGGGACAGAGAAGCCAACTGTCTGCTCACCGACCCCAAGGATGTACTGATCAATTGGATGGCACTACCCGGACCGTCACTTGAAGCTCCCAATTTTTCCTGGTTCATTAAATAAGTTTTCAGAGGTGGAGGTTCCCCGTCTTCTGAACCTGTCCGCATTTTTGTGGGCGAGGCGGTTGAACCGCACGTTATCCTCGCGCCTGCATAAATCTCTCTCCGAACAGGATAGCAAACTGATTCATCGCTGATTTCCAGTCGAAGGCGGACCGCACGGTCTTGGCCAGCAGGTTGCGCAACGCCAGCCAGAGCAGCTTGATCGCCGCCTCGTCATTCGGGAAGTGGCCGCGCGTCTTGATGATCTTGCGCAACTGCATGTTCAGACTTTCTATGGCGTTTGTCGTGTATACAACCCGTCGAATTTCCGGCGGGAACACATAGAACGGTCCGACGTGCTCCCATGCCCGCTGCCACGATTGCACGATGGTCGGGTATTTCTGGCCCCGAGGGCCGTCAGCGAAGTCCTGTAACGCCTGCCTTGCCGCCTCTTCGCTAGCGGCCGCGTAGATCGGACGCAACGCCGCGGCCAGTACCGTGCGGTCCCTGTAGCTGGCGTACTCCAGACTGTTGCGGATCAGATGCACGATGCAGGTCTGAACGGTGGTCCGTGGATAGGCTGCGCTGATAGCCTCGGTCAGCCCCTTCAAGCCGTCCACCACGACAATCAGGATGTCCTGGCAGCCGCGCGTCTTCAGTTCGTTGAACACCTTGAGCCAGAACTTGGCGCCCTCGGTCTGCTCGATCCACAGGCGCAGCACATCGCGCTGGCCGTCGGCCTGGATACCCAGCGCCAGATAGACGGCCTTGTTGCTGACCACGCCATCGTCGCGGATCTTGACCCGCAGCGCATCGAAGAACTCCGCCGCATACATCGTCTCGAGCGGGCGGCTCTGCCAGCTCAGCGCTTCGGCCATCACCTCGTCGGTGACCGAGCTGATGAAGTCGGGCGATACCTCGGTGCCATAGTGCTCGGCCAGAAATCCCTGAATCTCGCGCACGCTCATGCCGCGGGCGTACATCGCGATGATGCGTTCGTCGAAGCCGGTGAAACGGCGTTCGTGCTTGGGAATCAGGATCGGCTCGAAGCTGCCGTCACGGTCACGAGGCACGTCGACCCGGATTGGGCCACGATCGGTGATGATCGTCTTGCCGCTGGCGCCGTTGCGTTCGTTGGCCTGACCGGGCGGCTTGGGCTGGCCCAGCGGGTAGCCCAGATGCAGATTCATCTCGGCGCCCATCGCACCGTTCGATGACCGCTTTGTTGAACGCCAGCATCAGGTCCTGCACCTCGGCCGGCGTCATCGGCCCCTTGACCAACTGGTCCAGCAGTTCCTTGGGCAGTTCAGGCAGCG
Coding sequences within:
- a CDS encoding lysozyme inhibitor LprI family protein, producing the protein MEITEIQKHINVFLQNDWVKFLAIPAAYGIYLFGKYLIERKIEGKPETENITQLNQLADLKEKLDKSGTTLEELQNFRAKALGRTASVAVVTAQQYTEAASQLVGDAENAEHDPDWDNALTQTDMNILSMKKASQADDELTAIVTSKMREFDEEDRLLLQQSQSAWDAYRETETKRASRIWEGGTIRPLMVNLRYEAITRERIASLSAEGRMENTDDLVVEHVRTPRNLLQHIEPGVPKQRVYDTLGTPSFVSANFIYYRYEETQVEISFNDNDAVNHVIVALIQGQVYFGSSPGFVTDIPLGKLTLADVLEYDDQLMIEFRSSLRTQEIYVRGRIGPAGAWTYFCFGALSVFSGAGCLQDTQFEWDREANCLLTDPKDVLINWMALPGPSLEAPNFSWFIK